A single region of the Neomonachus schauinslandi chromosome 3, ASM220157v2, whole genome shotgun sequence genome encodes:
- the NDUFB3 gene encoding NADH dehydrogenase [ubiquinone] 1 beta subcomplex subunit 3, with amino-acid sequence MAHGHGHEHGPSKLELPDYKQWKIEGTPLAVVQERLATRGLRDPWGRNEAWRYMGGFANNVSFVGALLKGFKWGFAAFVVAVGAEYYLESKNKDKKHH; translated from the exons ATGGCCCACGGACATGGGCATGAACACGGCCCTAGTAAACTGGAACTTCCAGATTATAAACAATGGAAGATAGAAGGGACACCATTAGCAGTTGTCCAGGAGAGGCTGGCTACACGAGGGCTAAGGGATCCATGGGGCCG caATGAAGCTTGGAGATACATGGGTGGCTTTGCAAACAATGTTTCCTTTGTTGGTGCATTACTAAAAGGATTCAAATGGGGATTTGCAGCATTTGTGGTAGCTGTAGGGGCGGAATATTACCTGGAGTCCAAGAATAAAGATAAGAAGCATCACTGA